TACAATACTTGAtcttttgtgtcttgcttctttcacttatactatttttgaggttcatccatgttgtagtatttATTagcatttgttcctttttattgctgccTACCACATTTGGTGTATCCATttgccagttgatggacatttggactgtcTGTACTTATTGCCTTATACAAATTACGCTATTATCAATAAGGGCAAGTTTGTGTGAGCACATGTTACATACATTTTGGGTGGACACTAGGAGTGACATCGCTGGGTCCTATGGTAAATTTATGATCGACTTTTAAGGAAACTGCCCCTTTTCCAAAGCGGCTATACCACTTTCGTGCATTTATACCAGAAATGTATGAAAGTTCCTAATCCTCtgtatctttgccaacatttgttaggATGGtcttttttaattatagccattttAGCACATGTAAAGTggttatttcattgtggttttcattagaatttccctaatgatgttgggcatctcttcatgtgcttacTTGCATCATATCCTCTTTgatgaaatgtctcttcaagtcttttgtccatttttaaagtgggttgtttgtctttttattgagctgtaagtgttctttatatattctggatagaagttctttatcagatacaggccttacaaatgttttctcccagtctgtgttttgtcttttcgtttccttagctgtgtcttttgaagcacaaacctttttggtttttggtttgatGGAAGTccagtttatgatttttttccttatggatCATGTTCTTGGTGTCCTATCTAAGAATTTCTTGCCTAaaccaaggtcacagagtttCTCCTGTTTTCTACTAAAACTTTTATAGTTGTAGCTTTTACACTTGtgtctgtgatctattttgagcTCATTGTTAGAATGGCATGAAGCAagatttaaatttatctttttgcatgtgggtatccaATGATCCCTGCACCAAATGTTGAAaggtttttctttccccattgaattgccTTCACACTTTTGTGGGGAAAATACATGTTTATCATAGTATGAGGGCTTGttgccagactgttttctgttctgttaatcTATGTGTCTGAAATTGGTAGGTAAATGTCCTCCCACTTTGTTTGGCAGATTCCTTTTCACTATTCTTGGTCCTTTCTACTTCTCTCTATATTTTAAGGATTCGTTTATCAATTCTGGGGGAAGAAAGGCTGCTGGAAGTTTGATAAAATGGTACTGGATCTGTaggtcatgtgatttttcttcttcagcttgTTAATATGGGAGATTAcactgatttttgaatgttgaggCAGCCTTGTGTTACAGAACAGACCtcacttggtcatgatatataatttttttatatgttgctagattcagtttgctagtattttgctgaaGACTTTCACATCTATATTCATGaagaatattggtctgtagtctTTGTGATTGTTGTTATGTGTTGGTATGGCTTAAGTATCAGGGTAATCCTGGCCTCACAGACTTGGGGAgtgttccttcttcctctttttgaaagattttgtgGAGTGTCAGTGTTATTTCTCCTATAAATGTTTAATGCAATtaaccagtgaaaccatctggctTTAGGCATTTTTGTGTGGGAAGATTTAAAGTTACTAATGGCTTACTATTGTTGCTGAAATATAAATGGTGCAGCCATGCGAGGACCATGACGAGGTCTCAGATCTCAGTTAACTGTCTTGGAGAGATACTACGTTGAGATtggaagacaagaaataaaaattaaaatcacattgagatatcacTATATACCAACCATAATGGTTatatatggttttatatatatatatatatatatatatatatatatatatatatatatatgtggggggggctatacatatatatatgtgtgtgtatatatatatatatatatatatatatatatatgggctaaaatgaaaaagacggaaaacaccaagtgttggcaagaacgTGGAGCACAAGTAGAACTCGTATACTGTGCTGGTGGGAGTGTatattggtacagccacttttgAAAAGTAGTTTTAGAAACTAAAGCTGAGCATACGGATACCGTATGACTTGGCAGTTCAAATCCTAGATATATATACCTAATGGAAATTCGTAAATATGTTCATTAATAGATAGGcactaaaatatttatagcacCACTATTCCTAATGGCCCCAAGCTgcagacaacccaaatgtccatcaacagaggaatagataaatatattgtagtatattcacacaatggaacatAACGTGACAATGAGAATGAATTATCTACAACTACATTTGACcaaatggatgaatctcacattTATAATGTGAATTTAAGAAGACAGACACCAAAGAGTATATTACTAAAATAGGAAATATAATTGTTGGactcaatttatataaaataccaaaCAGACAAAACCATCTGTGCTGTTACAAGTCAGGATAGTGTTTACCTTGGGGATGGGGGACAAGGCCTGGAATGCTTCTGGAGTGCTGGGGatgttttccttcttcatctgAGTATGTTCGCTTTGTGAGAGATCACTGAACTGTTTGCTCATGCTATCCGCATTTTCTGTGTACATTATACTTTAATAagaaggtttaaaaacaaaataaaattgcatgCGAGAAAGCAAGTCCCTTTTCTTATGAGTGTCATAAAAAACCATTTAAGGCAAAATGAGAAAGTGTCTGTACATCAGTGCCTAAAAAAAAGCAGTGCTCTTTCTAGAGAAGTCTCGCAGTTATTCAACTATAATCATATCCGAGACTAACCAAATACAGTGCAAGATGACTTTATCCTGTAGCAATCTACACAAAACTGCTCTTAACGTGCGTGTAGAAAGCGAATGTATCTTATCCAAATTGAAAGGAAAACCAAATCAAAGTTTTAGGTACTGAAACCCAATTTGTCAACCACTCCTTTCCAAACAGGAATCCCAAAGAAAGCAGAAGCCTCAGTGGGTGAGGGTCAGCGTCTAAGGGGATGAGAAGTCTGTGGTCTGCCAGCTTCCATAAATGACAGCTTTTGGGATACAGGTTAGAACGCATGCACGTCTTTTTTGGATGTGAATCGCCTGCTGCCACAGCATGGAATTAATGAGGGAAAAATTGCCACCTTCAGAGGTCTGTAAGGCTTAACAACTATATTTCTGTAACATCCACTACAGCCGTGCCTAAGTTGCCAATTTAAACCTAAAGCGAGACTTTCagcttaaaaattctatttcatttttaaaaaatattatattttgggggggcctgggtggctcggtcggctgagcgtctgacttcggctcaggtcacgatctcagggttcatgagttcgagccccacattgggctctgtgctgacagctcggagcctggagcctgcttcggattctgtgtctccctctctctctgcccctcccccgccctcacaaataaatatttaaaaaaattttttaaatattacattttttaaattctatcgtgaagggaagagacagaacaGTTCCTCATGGCAATCttttttttgtgtcttaaatGTCAACGATCACAAAAACTTGTGGCTTCTACTCACAGACCTGCGTTCCCAAATAGTTTTCTGCCTTGACCTTGGTGCTCTAAAAACTCTTCTCCCCGCCCTAGGAATCTGAAAAAGAAGTGGCCAATATCGAGTACTTTTACACCCCGGGGGACGAAGAACTCATCAGTGCCGAATTTATCAAGTCCTTCATCCAAAAAGTGAAACATAACAGGTTCCAAGTCATCTCCTGGGGTCTCTATTTGTACCGCTTGTAGGAGCTTGAGGGTCTGTGGATGAATCATGCACCCAAATAGGACTATTGCTCAAATGCTTTATCAAAGCGTCTCCCTGCACGTCTAATTGCGCGTCAGCTTGCGGCGATGCAGGTACTTGTACTTCCCGTTGACTGAAGGGTACTTGGCTTTGCCTGCCTTCTGTTCACGGAAGCTGTAGTGTCACGGTCACTCCTCTTCCCGTCTACGAGACATCTGACGCGTACCGAGTTGTGAGGTCCAGCTGAAGGCGTTTGCCGTCAGTGCCTTCATAGCTTTTCTCCACTGTGCGTTTTCTGGTGTTTAATGAGGTTTGATCTGTCGGTGAAGGCCTTCTGACATTCTGTACAAGCGTAGGGTTTCTTTCCTGTATGAATGATCTGATGCATGCTCAACGTTGCTTTCTGgatgaaggctttcccacatttaCTGCATTCATAGTGCCTTTCTCCAGTGTGAGATTTCTGATGGATGGTGAGGCGGGACTTCCAGGTGAAGGTTTTCCCACAGTCACCGCACTTATAGGGTTTCTCTCGGGTATGGATTTTCTGGTGTGTTATCAGATTTGACCTGTCGgtgaaggccttcccacattcagCGCATATGTTgggcttctcccctgtgtgaaTTTTCTGATGCACACGGAGTTGTGACTTCTTAGTAAAGCACTTCCCACAGTCACTGCATTCATAaggcttctctccagtatgaattctgtgatgtgcAATGAAGTGTGATTTCTGGAtgaaggccttcccacactcAGGACAAAcgtagggtttctctcctgtgtggatTCTCTGATGCACACTTAGTGTTGATTTCtggataaaggctttcccacattcattgcatTCATAGTGTCTCTCTCCGATATGAGACTTCTGATGTATTTTGAGGCGTGACTTCCATATAAAGGCTTTTCCACAGCCATTGcatttatagggtttctctccagtgtgagttTTCTGGTGTTTAATGAGATTTGACTGGTCACTGAAAGCCTTTCCGCATTCAGCACACATGTagggcttctctccagtatgagtCTTCTGATGTGTAGTGAGGTTTGTCCTATGAGTGAAGACCTTTCCGCATTCTGTACATATATAGGGCttttctcctgtgtgaattctTTGATGCACGTGGAGTTGGGACTTCTTAGTGAATGATTTTCCACACTCACTGCATTCGTAAGGTTTCTCTCCGGTATGGATTCTCTGATGTGTATTGAAATGTGATTTCTGGATGAAAGCCTTCCCACATTCAGTGCATacataaggtttctctcctgtgtggatTCTCTGATGCATTCTGAGCGCGGACTTTCTtgtaaaggctttcccacattcactgcacgcATAGTGTTTCTCCCCAGTATGAGTCTTCTGATGTATATTAAGGTCTGAATTCTGGGAGAAGCCTCTTCCACATTCACTACATTCATAGGGCttttctcctgtgtgaattctCATATGTCTAAAGAGATACGATCTGTGGAAAAAGGCTTTTCCACACTCACTGCACTTATACGGTTTCTGCCCAGTATGAATTTTCTGATGTGTAATGAGGTTTGACTTGAGAGtaaaggccttcccacactgAGTACATATATAGGGTTTATCCCCTGTATAAACACTTTGAGGTCCATCAATCTGTGGCTTCTGAGTGAGGGCGTTCTCACTTTTATTGCATTCGTGGGATTTTCCCTCAGCATGCATTCTCTGATGCTCAAAGAGATGTGACTTCTGGGGGAAGCCCTTTACACACTCAGTACAAACATAAAGTTGCTCCCCGGTCTGAATTTGCTGCTGGGGGATGAGAACTTGTTTGTTGCCAAGATGCTtttcacattgattaattttccAGGCATTTGCCCCTGTGGCAGCATTCTCAGGGGAGGAAGAGCTGTGGGCAAAATTGTTATCGTTTTCAAAAATCTTATCAAGGTTCTTTGTTGAATTGCTTTTATTATGGTTATGTAAGTTTAAAGTGTGCTTCAAACTCTTTCCAAATGTGTCATAGTTATGGAGTCTTTTAATTGAAGGAACAAGCTTGGAACTCACgtgaattattttttcaatatttttacattCACAGCTCAGCACTTTCACAGGACTTAAAGGGTTATTTTGGCTTCCTGGATACCTCTCTAGCTCGCTATTATTTTGCCACAATTCTTCTAAAATGGAACACAAAGGAGCTTTTCTTATAGATTGACCAAATTTCTCACAGGGGAGTGGAACTTTTCCAGAAATTCTCTGTTGTTGTACTTTCCCAATATCCTCACCTAAAACGAAAAAGAAGAACGTAAAAATGACTCAAAGGGCAATCAGCCGAGGGTACATGTAGTTCAGACGAGATGGGGCGCGTTTGGGGTGGTCTGGCCGTGGACGGGGTACAAGGTggacacagaaatggaagggTCCATATGacaataatgaaaatagtaataatgtaGTAATACAAAATTCTTCTAAAGCACTtactatatacaaaataattttatagcatttatgatgcaccaggcactgttccaagtgctTTATGCATAAATAGCTCATTCAGTCCTCACTAACCCCTAAGAGGCAGCTGTCATGACCagtcagatgagaaaacagaagtacAGAGAAGTTGTGTAACTTGCTGAAGACCAAATCGCTAATTAAGTGAGGGAGATGGGCTGTGACCCTGGGAATTCATATCTGTTATGTAGGAGGTCTTGATAATGAGACTAACCAGAAGAAGAAACCTAAGTCTGTTAAGGGGAATCCTAGCACGGAAGAAATATTTCAGA
The window above is part of the Panthera tigris isolate Pti1 chromosome X, P.tigris_Pti1_mat1.1, whole genome shotgun sequence genome. Proteins encoded here:
- the ZNF41 gene encoding zinc finger protein 41 isoform X2 — protein: MAARVRIVLLQVSVSFEDVTVNFSREEWQHLDPAQRRLYRDVTLENYSHLRSVGYQVPKPEVIFKLEQGEGPWTLEGETPHQSCSGEDIGKVQQQRISGKVPLPCEKFGQSIRKAPLCSILEELWQNNSELERYPGSQNNPLSPVKVLSCECKNIEKIIHVSSKLVPSIKRLHNYDTFGKSLKHTLNLHNHNKSNSTKNLDKIFENDNNFAHSSSSPENAATGANAWKINQCEKHLGNKQVLIPQQQIQTGEQLYVCTECVKGFPQKSHLFEHQRMHAEGKSHECNKSENALTQKPQIDGPQSVYTGDKPYICTQCGKAFTLKSNLITHQKIHTGQKPYKCSECGKAFFHRSYLFRHMRIHTGEKPYECSECGRGFSQNSDLNIHQKTHTGEKHYACSECGKAFTRKSALRMHQRIHTGEKPYVCTECGKAFIQKSHFNTHQRIHTGEKPYECSECGKSFTKKSQLHVHQRIHTGEKPYICTECGKVFTHRTNLTTHQKTHTGEKPYMCAECGKAFSDQSNLIKHQKTHTGEKPYKCNGCGKAFIWKSRLKIHQKSHIGERHYECNECGKAFIQKSTLSVHQRIHTGEKPYVCPECGKAFIQKSHFIAHHRIHTGEKPYECSDCGKCFTKKSQLRVHQKIHTGEKPNICAECGKAFTDRSNLITHQKIHTREKPYKCGDCGKTFTWKSRLTIHQKSHTGERHYECSKCGKAFIQKATLSMHQIIHTGKKPYACTECQKAFTDRSNLIKHQKTHSGEKL
- the ZNF41 gene encoding zinc finger protein 41 isoform X1; this encodes MPADQSSPRWSSVLAPEGHGSSCEVSVSFEDVTVNFSREEWQHLDPAQRRLYRDVTLENYSHLRSVGYQVPKPEVIFKLEQGEGPWTLEGETPHQSCSGEDIGKVQQQRISGKVPLPCEKFGQSIRKAPLCSILEELWQNNSELERYPGSQNNPLSPVKVLSCECKNIEKIIHVSSKLVPSIKRLHNYDTFGKSLKHTLNLHNHNKSNSTKNLDKIFENDNNFAHSSSSPENAATGANAWKINQCEKHLGNKQVLIPQQQIQTGEQLYVCTECVKGFPQKSHLFEHQRMHAEGKSHECNKSENALTQKPQIDGPQSVYTGDKPYICTQCGKAFTLKSNLITHQKIHTGQKPYKCSECGKAFFHRSYLFRHMRIHTGEKPYECSECGRGFSQNSDLNIHQKTHTGEKHYACSECGKAFTRKSALRMHQRIHTGEKPYVCTECGKAFIQKSHFNTHQRIHTGEKPYECSECGKSFTKKSQLHVHQRIHTGEKPYICTECGKVFTHRTNLTTHQKTHTGEKPYMCAECGKAFSDQSNLIKHQKTHTGEKPYKCNGCGKAFIWKSRLKIHQKSHIGERHYECNECGKAFIQKSTLSVHQRIHTGEKPYVCPECGKAFIQKSHFIAHHRIHTGEKPYECSDCGKCFTKKSQLRVHQKIHTGEKPNICAECGKAFTDRSNLITHQKIHTREKPYKCGDCGKTFTWKSRLTIHQKSHTGERHYECSKCGKAFIQKATLSMHQIIHTGKKPYACTECQKAFTDRSNLIKHQKTHSGEKL